A window of Bactrocera tryoni isolate S06 unplaced genomic scaffold, CSIRO_BtryS06_freeze2 scaffold_121, whole genome shotgun sequence genomic DNA:
TGTTATAATCAGAGTACTGTCAATTATTTGATTGTTTACATTGACTTTTGCCCGCCTACTATGATCCGGGCGATTCACTGTGcggccggtccttaactacgccgcactAATATAGTCGCCGGGAtacagtgaaacgcagacgaggaagcttcagacttgtcagaacactgcactccggactacgacAGAATGCCACTTGATGACTCCTATCAAATACCTGCATAGTGAGGCCCATATGCTCTcggttaaggagcataatgaactacTCTCTAAGCAGTGCTTTCCAAAAACCactaacttccgacaagcactgacgGCCGTTTATAGTGAAGCCGTCAACACattcaccgactccctttcaGTAaagtacttggagtcaaaccactaCCCAAGAAGAATACTTTAGCAGATTAAACTCCTAACTATCTAGAATAAaccccttcttcttcttcttaattggcgtagacaccgcttacgcgattatagccgagttagcaaccgcgcgccagtcgtttcttcttttcgctacttggcgccaattggatattccaagcgaagccaggttcttctccacttggtcctttcaacggagtggaggtcttcctcttcctctgcttccctcggcgggtactgcgtcgaatactttcagagctggagtgttttcgtccatccggacaacatgacctagccagcgtatccgctgtcttttaatttactgaactatgtcaatgtcgtcgtatatctcgtacagctcatcgttccatcgaatgcgatattcgccgtggccaacgcgcaaaggaccataaatctttagaTTTAGAATAAACCCCTACATATCAATATATGttctgcgtgcaatgagtctccgcatgacactggccaccacTTTGCATGCCCCACTAACCCCATccatctgacacccctctcccttTAGTCCGATCCCGTCGAAACCGCACGTTTCTTgagcctaccgttggatgacgtcaACGACATCTTACCAACCCTTACCATCGTTACAACAACAGGACACAAGAGTAGGAATTGGGTACAGGCCTACGACTGTAACTGCTTACTCTGTGGCATGACTATACCCCATTACACcccactactactactactataaGTTGATTATGTATCCAAAGAAACCTAATCTGCTCCTATAAACttaaattatatacttatgttttacttactaaatatatatgcatatagctTAAAATggtaattttcatttataattattGCGGTTTATTTTTAGGCTCTTAACCACCATGAAAAGAGTAGACTTCGACGATACCAACGATCTTCCTATTAACGTAATGTCGAGTGTTATAAGCTGCGTAACACCATCAACTAATTTTCATTGGCTACCGGCAAGAACAGATAATTTGTCGACAGTAATTGGTCGAACTCTGTGCAGTAAAAAAACAATTACTCCTGAAGTTTTGTCTTTGGCTCCACCGCTTATGGATTTCGAAGATGAACTTATTTGGTTTGAAAATAGAGGGGACAGTAATGAGATTGTATCATATGATAACTCGAACTGCATTGATGCATACTCCAAACACCTTTTAACTCTTGCTTTTTGCCAGCCTTTAACACCTCAtgaacaaaaaacattattggAAGATGTTATGAAGCATACAAACTTTATTTATCAAATAGGATTAACTCCATCTAAGGTATTGTGTGTTTGcattattatactatataattaatgaaatattacaaaaattacacATTAAGTGACTTAGAATTAGCAGATTAATACTTTTGTATCGTCTTCTTTATATTGATGAGCGATATTCACTACCGGTGATTTTTTCACTAGGATTGAAAAAGCCGAATATCGCAACTTTCACTTTCTGTAAATAGCAGTTCTGCGAATTCTGTGAAACGCCACAGCAATTCCGTTCTGTGAATTGTGATAGTAGTTCGATTTTGTGAATAGCGATTGCAATAGTAGCttacaaaaaacttttgaaattgcgtttttttttaacaataaaatttgaCTTAGTCTTTCCGCTCCCTTGGAATATCCTGTCATATCTTCTGGTAATTTTATTCTAACTGGAAATAGACATTCATTGCATCTATCCTTAAAGGTGGTAGAAAGGATGCAGTCTTCAATACAATTACTCCTATTTCTAAGCTCTCTACCATTTCCGAAATTGTTGAGTTACTCTATTTTTTGCAGTTAAATCAATCATTAAGGTCAATCAGCATGGGCTTGCACCTGGTCGCTCTACTGTGTCAAATTTAGCGGCTTTTAGTGATTATTGAATGTCTGCCTTCTTTGTTGGATTTCAAGTGGATTGTGTTTACATAGATTTttctaaagcctttgataaagtttCGCCcaatattgtaattaaaaaattatactctTTTGGTTTTCACTCTGCCTCTTGCAGTGGATTAAGTCATATTTGCACAATAGTCgttgtgttgttattgtcgaTGGGGTGCCATCCGATTCATTCATTGCGTCATCGGGGGTGCTACAAGGAAACGTTTAAGGCCCTCTTCTCTTGGTGCTGTTTATCAACGACACTTCCTGTTTCCTTCATTAACGCCCTTAATTCTGTTTTTAGTTATCTATttctttaattgtaattttattattctaatttattaattttctaataGTCTAAATTAATGTTCATAGACATAAgtagctaaataaataaactaaaaggaGTACActattgctttatttttcagTTGCCCCAATTAGTAGAAAATAATCCACTTATATCAATAGAAATTTTGCTGAGGCTTATGAAAACGGTCGAAATAACggaatattttaatgttttggtACAAATGGACATAACACTACACTCAATGGAGGTTGTTAAcaggtaaaaaatatttcaactgaaccacttttggttgaataaaactgatatataaaacatattgttgtttgtttattaatttttgaatattaaaaaaatatagaatatcAAGTATAGAAAAcaactatttatgtatatagtacaatgAAAGATGTGTATTGTAATAGGAAACTGCGTCACAttctgaaatattatttaatcaaATTCGAGTTGATCTGAGCTGACTGCGGGCGCTAAAAGCGCTAACTGAACACGATTAATTAGCAACCTATAAGTTGTTTTACCTAATGTTTTTTATCATTCTCTTCTACGAAAAGGGACCTAATTGTTTCGGAAAACTATTCAGgtaaaaagatatacatatgtacgtgtctCATGTATAGAGGTTAAAATGGGGGGTATTATGGCTTTCATAAATTGCATGCAGTAATCCTTGCAGTAAAACTAATCGAGAAAGATGTAGAgttaagcatacatacatatgtacattagagagatataaagttttatgtaaaatatgggTGCGTTCGAGCAGTACATTAGCACTTGACGCTTCTTCGATACTGATACTCTACTGATGGGCAGACAAAAAATGAAGTGTTGTCCGATTATTTGTGTAAATTGCGCGCACAAGTGCTGCCAGAAATTCACACAAAACGTAATATCAGAGAACGTACATCCTAGAGAGGGTTCACAGTGCAAtcattatcaaaatatttcatttttcggAGGAGTACCGTTTTGAATGAGCGTTAATATCAGGCGACACGAAAATAACAtaattgagcattttcattgttaaatgagaaaaagaaTGCTAATTCCaatgtatacttacatattcgTTTATTacctaattatttaattaatttaggttttataaataaaatatttaaatatttatttgctttgggcaTAAAAAGGTTTCTGTTAACATCTGAAAAGACCATGTGGACAACGGACAACCAAAAAATCTGTCGAAggactgacgcgacgacaaagcatCATAacattgtgtttgttgttggtagaaaatccgagctgtgccgaacaTCTTTGCCTATAAATCATCGTAAATATGAATAATTATGTAAGAGCATGAATTTAGTACGTATCGGCGCAGACTTCTGCGAGCcgcggaaaaatattttgcaaatagtATTTGCAGCTTAGTTTCCGTGAGCCAATCCTTAGTTTTTGTTATGGTCGCATTGCAGATGTTTTAAATTTGGGAAAGTTATTTTGCCTTCTTATTTGGGTATTTTTTTGGGAACGGTAGGCGTAACATTCCATCGTATAATACATTCCATAGTCCTGCGGTTCCCCAACTATCACTACATAGCCTGTGGAGCTGCATCGATATCGTATgtcgcatataagtatgtaggtttgtgtatttatttgtatggtaatgtcatacgcacatatactTTAAGACAAAAAAGgacccaaaaattgtaattaaattttccgggttaataataattaaaaaaatgttgtttgccAAGTTGGTTGGATGGTCGTTAATCACTAcggcaaattttttttgcttatattattttatttattggtgcTTCATTTTAAGCTTAAGAATAAGTTATAAAaccttaaatctatttaaaaactagacaagctcaagcaagtgattgagctgttttggcgatacgttgctctttaatacgcaggcatatctcttcttttaaacctaccaaagggtttgggtgatctcggagtttagatatatatttaattctgctatcttctacttctttctttaccatagaaataccaaggtcttatggatattttcattacgcatgtaccatggtgaacacgtaatTGTTCGAAACATTTTCGATTGAAACCTTTGTATTAGATCAATATCTGTTGCGTCTAATCTGCTTCAATCGCGCAAATAAGTTTCGACTTtgatcaatttcattaagatatacCGCATCTtaccgaaagttcgaaaataacTGACTCTACCACTCGGTAgtggtaattttttcaatagcctttttttgacagatcacacgtgagtcgtgtcaagctgttcTGTAATTTTTGTTCTGTGTTGTTTGGCATTTATCCCTTTCACAGTTATTAGAAAGAAATTAtttctcaatttcattaagTTGCGGTATAAAGTTCACCCTCAAAATTTAACAGTTATAAATTGTTTCCATCATAAGCGACACTCCGCGAAGAAAAAGACTTTGAGttgcaaatacaaaattatatagtcattcgccagttatcagtcaaATTGCTCGAACGAGTCGAGTTATCGAAAATAGGACTCAACGAAAGGACCATCTGAAAAAACGCAGATAAATAAagaccaaagaatgttctttcgattaataataaacattgcccataaattttaagtttctgtgttttttcttgaaaaaagtaagaaacctcgaaatgaatgtgctttaattatattaagtatatgtggGCTTATACTAAGTTCGGACCgatattgaaaaaagaatttgtgGACTGTGTAATCAAAGTCGTTCTGACCGACATTATATGTTTTAGATCCGTTTTCGATAacaaatcacaatttttttgtttgcttacattTAGAGCACGGGAAACTCGTTTAATTGAACAATGCGTTCAATTACAGAAATGCCACTTAATTTGATCACCTAATCAATAAAAAGTATACCtacatgtaaataaatatttatttttcaataatgctatttaaacaacatttttaacCTTAAACGAAAAAAACATAAGGAACAAAAACAAGATAGTGCacctatatttatattttataattgttaaaaaccaaaaaaaaagttgaagattttttttcgttttcaaatgTATCTTACATTTGTATTGTTTCCTTTTATACAATCTAACCCTTCACTAATTTGTTTGTACACATCGATTTCACGTAATATAGTGCGCAAATaactttaattcaatatttaacttattcttcaattatatttattcacACAAACATAACAAACGGTTGCAAACTGACAAATAACCAGTGTTACCATTACTAATTTTGCAAATGACCAAAAAGAAAGACAGGAACCATAATCGGTGAtggacaataaaaaaaatcactatTTACCTTCTTTTGCGATATACCGTTGTTGATCCGACTAAGGTaagctttttgtttttgaagcgcggccaaaGTCCGCCAAAGCAAAAAGGCGTCCTACTTATGTAAAAAAAGTGagaacaccccggtgttggtCCGACAagggcaattttttttaagcgcgTCCTGTTGCCgtcaacgcaaaaaggagttctacgcgaaaaaaatttgcgAACACCCCGCTGTTGGTCCAACCAAGGTTATCCGCCAAAGGATTTCCACGCCAAAAATATACGTTTATTTATTTCCTGTCATTGGGGTACTCGTATAATCTGTTTGCTTTATTTCCTTCGGCTCATTTGCAAAAGATTTCGACAAAGTAACGCTAGCTATTTGTCAGTTTTCAACCGTTTTGTTAATGTACAAAGAAATAGAAAGGAGAAAAAACTTAAACATAGCATAGTagctatttttgttatttttgtactaTATAATGTGCATTAAATGTATACAAACGAATTTCTGAATTGTTAGAGTATATAAAAGGCaaatacattttacatttatattttggatctggagaacctcctctatccgcCCATACCTATTTTACCTTGAAAATTAGGGGACGGTATTCTAAAGTTTTtccggataattttttttctattgttcCCGAACATCAGCTTCTTCCAAAATATATTCATCaatagacatatgtacattagagtgattcaaaaaaaaaaaaattttttttcgtttcgtactcggaaaaataggttcatagacacctctaagaaagcctctccaaacatgagtttttaattgtaacgggaaggtcctcctacatacagttttctattttttcttattatcagatagaaatatttatatctcgcttccaactacttgaaaaaatatcttgttccttagattttgtaggaaattgaatgctctacaaaaaaggtctactatgattttttcgtaaacccaaacgtttaaaagatattaacagttaaaatttgattatttttggcaaaattttttatttattatgaattttataactcaatgaataaaaattattatgaatgatgaaactcataattttgtaggaaatttactgctctataaaaattgtctcatttgatttttcgattaagttaagcgtttacgagatattcatcgtcaaacatcaatgcattttaaggtggatcaaaaaaaaatttttttttttgtttggtactctgaaaaataggttcctagacacctctaagaaagcctctctaAAAACCTTATTGAtgattttttcattgagttataaaattcataagaaataaaaaattttcctaaaaataatcaaactacAACCGTtgatatcttttaaacggttgggtttacgaaaaaatcatagtagaccttttttgtagagcattcaatttcctacaaaatctaaggaacaagatattttttcaagtagttggaagcgagatataaatatttctatctgataataagaaaaaatagaaaactgtatgtaggaggaccttcccgttacaattaaaaactcatgtttggagaggctttcttagaggtgtctaggaacctatttttccgagtacgaaacgaaaaaaaaatttttttttttaatcactctaatgtacacacatatgtttcAAATGATTAtgccagaatttttttttttcgtttcgtactcggaaaaataggatAGGAAAACAGGTTTTGATAGCGGTCCGAACATAGCAtaggggaagtattgacccgttcaaaaaaatcaaaaatattctccCCGAATTTCAATACTAAtcctcacagattgaccgatattttcagtaaaaatcaTCTTTTTTGCACTGGACTCCACATATTTGTTGTATAGgtcattgaaaaattttggtcGGTTTCGACAATTTTGGGATACCtatctgtgtttgttttgttcggATAATATCATTGCCGTTTGATTTTTATGTTGTAAAATCAAAGCAGgaatgtgtttaaaaattgtttatatggttataatccgatttcgcAAATTGACAAAGTGTTAAATACTtgaattctgtgtgaaacttcACACCGTCAAGCAGTTTCTTTTTTGCACTCGAACATAGAAGAAATTGCCGTCATGGTTGTAAACTTTGATAATACATTTACTCAGTGAGTTATCGCACGTTATATGGGAAATGGATTATCTGATGTTACCCATGCTAAGAGGCTTCTTCTCCACAAGTTTGGTTGATGTCGTTTTCGCAATAtggaagatatgtacattaaaccaaaTAAGggcagaaaaatttaaaaaagtttagtcCACAGGTGTCCCTCCCTACTGCGACCCACTGTacaaaattacagtttttttgtctaaatttagtgttatttataagaattcgtttaatggcgttttggtGGCGTgtcagtggtccgattacatcTGCAACGCCAACCTTCCTTGGGTGGTAAGAAACATAAGTAGGCAAGTTTTACCGAGATATCTAAATATTTACTCAAATCATCGTTTAAATTTGGGTTTAAAATCATCTaatcaccctgatcatttatatatccaTAACTTTATATCtatcttgaaaagtttcaggTGAACAGACTAAGACTAATACCGACACTTTTCGATCTGGCCTTGCTATATGCATTGTAATAATTTACAAGATGATTAAGTATgtgttatttcaatgaaatacatatgtacatatgtgggtaTGTTTTCATAAACATGTGGTTTAGCGCTGAGTATGAAGAAAAAATCGGACTGAAAAGTGGCCTGAATACCTTATCCATAATATAATGAATTCAATTTCACTGGTTGATTGTTCTCTTatgggggtattctggtctagaagcataaatttcaggtaatttttaaagtgtcgtaaaaaaaaggcaattaatatttttactatgcatttttttattagttatttgttaattttagaagagtacagaaaaaactaaaaaaagtaaaaaatttcaaaaattatgagctgacgaagtgggggccctctaaaaatttccacgtgaccatacccatgatttcaaccctcctagttatctgaaaccaaaaaaaaaaaaaaagattattaatctagaataatgtcgcaatggccggaactacggaaaagtgggaaaatttttttttcacaaaatggcgactgcctgaaaaaaaagtttttttggatcactttttctgactatttcgaattttttaaaaataataaaaataaaaatttggggatggggctagttccaaccatagataagcctataaagaagactctataaaaatttcaagtaaatcggtcaagtagaacctgagaaatcgtgggtatcgttccgaaaaagtcagttttgagaaaaacgcgtttaaagtttcgcgtaaagtcttttgttcgattagttccggccgaaccagtttggatgccgggtcagaaaaatgcctatatctccgaaaataatttgaatttgaatagttaaactttgcaaatataaaaaaagtcaatttttttttaatttctagaccagaataccccttaTATGTCTGTAcgtaatatattaaatttggttgagtttatataacatacatatatgtatagcatTTGAGTTAACTAGGTTGATTTGAATATACAAggggcgttccaaagtaaacaggacttacaaaaaaacagaacaaatggtttttccggcaaattcaatttattttattcaaaatagtctccttcttttagtttagttttaccaattttaaaacaaaattcaatgttgactctttgttcgacgctcattttcgcaccgataacacaaacatactgacacttaaaacgcaataacttcatctatgaaatgtcatggaCTCACTGGACTACTCgtatcgataaagatagcatattttaacgcaccagtcgacatgtaGATGGCGCCATCATGGGGcgctgtttattttggaacgccACTTGTAAATATTGcggatataaaaataaatgtagcaaaaaggctacgacaaaaaataaaagtttatgaaTTCCAAACATCATTGTGATCACTTCACTACTTCGTTGAATAATAAAAGTTGAATTCTTAcctaacagttttgaaattcAACACCTGAAAATgcgttataaaaaaaaaaattaaatattatgcgCCGGTTTAACAGGGTTATAACTAAATATTAAGGCTAGGGGACGAAATTAGACGtcgtatataaattattaaaaataagccACCTTTGTTTTATTAACTCTTTATTAATTCGAGTGGAGCGCGTCCAGCTCGAAGAACACCAAAACAGAAACTAAACTTAACTTCTAATTACAAAACTAcccgttgctgttgctgccgccgctgctgcgAAGCAGTTGTGGTATTATGAGCTGGTATTTGCAGGCGTAAGCATGAATATGAGCTGATGGTATTGGCAGACGTGAGAACGTAAAATTGCTGACTTAGTCCACGCGCAATTTGGATGCAACTCAAAACTTGTTGTTTCCGTTCATAATTCTGAGTGCGCTACTTGTTgctgactcaggccacgcgcAATATTTTACATTCTTGCGTCGCGTGATAACTCCTCCCCTCCTAAGTGAGGGACGTCCTCGGACCTTTCTCCTGACACCTGAGTGATATTTTCTACTACTCTTACAATTGTAGCCTGTCGCTTCAGCTTTTTATAGAATGTTATTATGGAAAAAAGCACGGCGATAATTATTATGACCATGAGAATTATTGACGTAGTTGTCAATCCTTTTTCATACCCAGCGGTTAGCTGTTCCATCAGCTGGCGATTTACCAGCGCTCGGTGCCGCAAGTAAGGTAAGCTCATTATGTTATCGTGTCCAATTATATTTATCCGAGTCGCCCAAGGGATTTCAGCTTCCTTTATTGGAAGGCCATTCCGGTTAACGAAGATTGTTTCATTTATACTTGCCTTATCAGGAAACATTACCAGGTAAGTACCTTTTTTTAGCGAAATGGTCTCGCTCTCAGAAGTTACCGTGGCGGTGGAGTCGTTTATGATGACCATGCCATCATCAATTTCTTGTAAGGGATCTAGTTCGCCAAATGTTGTTCTACACTCTGCGGTGACGCTGGCTTCCAGTTGTTGAGCGCAAGTTGTTATGTTCGATTTTCTGCAAAACTGCATGGTAGTCCCTGCACAGCCATCCAAGGAATAGATGTCTTTACCACAAACTGCTACGGAGTTGTCGCGTAGTGacagcattttgttgttgtgagctactggtaatacaatttttcttttacacaTAAGCTTAGGTCTAGGATACTTAACTAGGAAGTGAAAAAGGTTATTATCATGAAATACTTTAAACTTAGAGACTAATAACAAATCAGTTACAGTTAAGTTGTTGAGAGACTCGGTCTTCAAGATTGaatcaatttcaatattatCAAAAATGATTGGGTTTAATAATCCCAACTGTGCTAAGGCGATTGATAAGATAATGTTATCTAGAATCTGTAATAATAGCCCTATTTCGGGCCAAAAGAATTTCGTAAAGGTGTCCGGTATCTATCTGTTCTagtttttattcttaaaatttcatttactgTATTGGTTAAATCGGTAATCTGTTCCTGGAACTTTGAGTTTATTGCTACTTGGCGATTGTTATTGTCCCTAAGCCTATCAAGCTCTAAAGTTACTTTTTGAAAATCGTCGAAGTCCGGCGTGCCTGCCACAACCTTAAGAGCAGTTCCCAAGATGTTTAGGCTACGTGAATGTCTTGTCGGTCCCATTACTGTCCGAAGAAGCTTGTCGATTCGGTCCAGGTCAGCATTCATCAGTTTCGTCATGTGGCTTTCTGGGTACAGTTTTAGCGCTGAGCGAGTGTCAATGGTCAATTCAGCGTAGGCAGTCAGGTTTGTCGTATGTCTGATGTAATCGTACAAGTCCCATAAAACCACGTCACCATTCGTAATCGGAAAGTAGTCTGAGTGTGAGTAATCCACAATCTTACAAACTGTGGAGGTCGAGGTCAAGCTAAGCATAAAGAGCAGAGGTCTAAAAAGTCAAGGAAAGACAGAAGCAAAGAAGATcgtaagatttaaaaattattttattcgacTATCGGAGATTATCCTTATGAACTATTCTACCTTTAACCCTGACCGTAGAACCCAGGTCCTCCATGCCCTCCACATATAAGGGGGTAAGTTTGTTTCCCAACCGTCTATTCGACTTAATGTGGACTGTTTCCCCAACGGCAAATGTTCTTGCTATCCTGTTTTTGTTATGAGTCCTTAACATTGCTTCTTGAGCCTTTTTCGCTTCTGTCCCACCTACCCGGGAATGAAAAACATCCACGGGTTTTTCGCCAGTTACGGAGTGAATGCTCCTATTGTATTGAATTGTGGCCAGTAAAATTAAGTCCACAGTATCTTCAATTCCTTTTTCTAATTTGAGGCATCTAGCTATTTCCCCCATAGTGCTATGAAATCTCTCCACCTGTCCATTAGAAGTACTATGCAGATGAGGAGCATTCACAATTTCAATGTCGAAAAGGTCTCTAAGGCACGATCTTATTGTATTTGAgtttaatgatttttcattatcgcagaaaataattttggttcCTGCGAACATATTGACCAGTTGCAGAATACGCGGCTTAATATCGATTATGGTTCGTGAAGGGATTGGTTGCACTACTGCAAACTTAGATAACTTCTCCACACAAGTAAGGAAATATGTGGCATTAGTACAGAATATGTCAATATGGAGAAATTCACC
This region includes:
- the LOC120780043 gene encoding CCR4-NOT transcription complex subunit 11-like, with the protein product MKRVDFDDTNDLPINVMSSVISCVTPSTNFHWLPARTDNLSTVIGRTLCSKKTITPEVLSLAPPLMDFEDELIWFENRGDSNEIVSYDNSNCIDAYSKHLLTLAFCQPLTPHEQKTLLEDVMKHTNFIYQIGLTPSKLPQLVENNPLISIEILLRLMKTVEITEYFNVLVQMDITLHSMEVVNRLTTSVNLPTEFIHLYISNCISTCETVKDKYMQSRLVRLVCVFLQSLIRNKIINVKELLIEIEAFCVGFSRIKEAVGLYRLLKNLELGEHGSSTNNGSLTYSTNKNETISPK